In Citrus sinensis cultivar Valencia sweet orange chromosome 4, DVS_A1.0, whole genome shotgun sequence, one DNA window encodes the following:
- the LOC102630967 gene encoding serine carboxypeptidase-like 34 produces MAFSLNNIHHYPPPSLLLLLLVFLALSVGEVRPSVAGRAAGGHKLSRDVSAQQEADRVIKLPGQPEVKFKQYAGYVTVNESHGRALFYWFFEASSKPEEKPLLLWLNGGPGCSSVGYGEAEELGPFLTRKGKPELKLNPHRWNKAANLLFVESPVGVGFSYTNTSSDIEKLGDTITAKDSYAFLINWLKRFPQFKSHEFYITGESYAGHYVPQLAEVIFDSNKIASQENHINLKGFAVGNALLDDETDQTGMIDYAWDHAVISDRLYHDIKRECNFSIAHVDKVSENCSLALDGYFAVYKIIDMYSLYTPDCVNSNFTIKRTRSLPIIRGIAPKLFSKFDGWRRKPAGYDPCASDYTEVYLNRPDVQKALHANVTNIPYPWTHCSDKISFWSDAPPSILPIIKKLIRGGLRVWVYSGDTDGRIPVTATRYTLRKLGLKTVEEWKPWYAEKQVGGWTIEYDGLMFVTVRGAGHQVPTFAPKQSLQLLRHFLANKKLPSKPF; encoded by the exons atggCATTTTCCTTGAATAATATTCATCATTATCCTCCTCCTtctctccttcttcttcttttagtttttctaGCTTTGAGCGTAGGTGAAGTGAGACCGAGTGTTGCCGGTAGAGCTGCCGGCGGTCACAAGTTGAGTAGGGACGTATCGGCTCAACAAGAAGCCGACCGAGTTATTAAACTTCCCGGCCAGCCTGAGGTTAAGTTCAAGCAATATGCTGGTTATGTAACTGTGAATGAATCTCACGGAAGGGCACTGTTCTATTGGTTCTTCGAGGCGTCGAGCAAGCCTGAAGAGAAACCTCTCCTCTTATGGCTCAATGgag GCCCTGGATGCTCGTCGGTCGGGTATGGAGAAGCAGAGGAGCTAGGGCCTTTCTTAACTCGGAAAGGCAAACCGGAGCTAAAGCTCAATCCTCACAGATGGAACAAAG CGGCCAATTTACTGTTTGTGGAATCACCTGTTGGAGTTGGATTTTCGTACACCAATACAAGTAGTGACATCGAAAAACTTGGGGACACAATTACTG CTAAGGATTCATACGCATTTCTTATCAACTGGCTTAAGAGATTCCCACAGTTCAAGTCACATGAGTTCTACATCACAGGAGAAAGCTATGCAG GACACTATGTTCCACAACTTGCCGAGGTCATTTTCGATAGTAACAAGATTGCTTCCCAAGAAAACCACATAAATTTGAAAGGTTTTGCG GTGGGGAATGCGTTGTTGGATGATGAAACAGATCAAACGGGCATGATAGACTATGCATGGGATCATGCAGTGATTTCTGATCGTTTGTATCATGATATTAAGAGAGAGTGCAATTTCAGCATTGCACACGTTGATAAAGTTTCCGAGAATTGCAGCCTAGCCCTTGATGGTTACTTTGCCGTTTACAAAATCATTGACATGTACAGCCTGTACACTCCCGACTGTGTCAACAGTAATTTCACCATCAAACGAACCAGAAGCCTTCCAATCATCCGCGGAATCGCCcccaaattattttctaaattt gaTGGATGGCGTAGGAAACCAGCTGGTTATGACCCTTGTGCATCAGATTACACTGAGGTGTACTTGAACAGGCCTGATGTTCAAAAAGCCTTGCATGCAAATGTTACCAACATTCCTTACCCATGGACTCATTGCAG tGATAAGATCTCGTTCTGGAGTGATGCGCCACCATCCATTCtaccaataataaaaaagctGATAAGAGGAGGCCTCCGCGTTTGGGTTTACAG TGGAGATACTGATGGAAGAATCCCAGTGACTGCAACTAGATACACATTGAGGAAGCTTGGATTAAAGACGGTTGAAGAATGGAAACCTTGGTATGCCGAGAAACAg GTCGGAGGGTGGACAATTGAGTATGATGGACTCATGTTTGTGACTGTTAGAGGAGCTGGTCACCAAGTCCCAACTTTTGCACCAAAGCAATCTCTTCAGCTGCTTCGACACTTTTTGGCCAATAAGAAATTGCCATCTAAACCATTTTAG
- the LOC102630676 gene encoding porphobilinogen deaminase, chloroplastic: protein MESLSLAASSLCTSRGGPMERHCYPGSVSLVGFSSPRLKTPSFPKSLKKRSFGLVRASAAVETKVAIIRIGTRGSPLALAQAHETRNKLMALHPELAQEGAIQIVIIKTTGDKILSQPLADIGGKGLFTKEIDEALINSQIDIAVHSMKDVPTYLPEKTILPCNLQREDVRDAFISLSAASLAELPAGSIVGTASLRRKSQILHRYPSLKVMENFRGNVQTRLRKLNERVVQATLLALAGLKRLSMTENVTNILSVDDMLPAVAQGAIGIACRSNDEKMANYLGSLNHEETRLAVACERAFLETLDGSCRTPIAGYACKDENGDCVFRGLVASPDGTRVLETSRKGSYTLQDMIKMGKDAGKELLSQTGPGFFDQ from the exons ATGGAGAGTTTGAGTTTAGCAGCTTCTTCTCTTTGTACAAGCCGGGGTGGCCCCATGGAGCGCCATTGCTATCCAGGGTCGGTCTCCCTTGTTGGGTTCTCTTCGCCACGCCTCAAGACTCCGTCTTTTCCAAAGAGTTTGAAGAAACGCAGTTTTGGGCTTGTAAGAGCCTCTGCTGCTGTTGAAACCAAGGTTGCAATCATCAGAATTGGCACCAGAGGAAG CCCTCTGGCACTTGCTCAGGCTCATGAGACGCGAAACAAACTCATGGCTTTGCATCCAGAGCTAGCTCAAGAGGGGGCGATTcaaattgtaataataaagACAACTGGTGATAAGATACTAAGTCAACCACTTGCAGACATTGGTGGGAAGGGCTTGTTCACCAAAGAAATAGACGAGGCGCTGATAAATAGTCAAATTGACATCGCCGTGCACTCGATGAAAGATGTTCCAACATATTTACCAGAGAAGACCATTCTACCTTGCAACCTTCAGCGGGAGGATGTCCGAGATGCATTTATTTCGTTGAGTGCAGCCTCTTTAGCAGAACTACCAGCAGGAAGCATTGTTGGTACTGCTTCACTTAGAAGAAAGTCTCAAATACTCCATAGATATCCATCATTGAAA GTGATGGAAAATTTCAGAGGTAACGTCCAGACAAGGTTGAGAAAACTTAATGAGAGGGTGGTCCAAGCGACATTGTTAGCACTAGCTGGACTTAAACGCTTAAGCATGACAGAAAATGTGACTAACATTCTTTCAGTTGATGACATGCTTCCAGCTGTTGCTCAAGGGGCTATTGGAATTGCTTGCAGAAGCAATGACGAAAAAATG GCTAATTACTTAGGATCATTGAATCATGAGGAAACAAGACTTGCTGTTGCATGTGAGAGAGCCTTCCTTGAGACCTTGGATGGATCTTGCCGTACTCCTATTGCAGGATACGCTTGCAAAGACGAGAACGGTGACTGTGTATTTAGAGGATTGGTGGCATCACCAGATGGAACTCGTG TTCTTGAAACATCCAGAAAAGGCTCCTATACTCTTCAGGACATGATTAAAATGGGAAAAGACGCCGGCAAGGAACTACTTTCGCAGACCGGCCCTGGATTTTTCGATCAATAA